One genomic window of Chloroflexota bacterium includes the following:
- a CDS encoding DegT/DnrJ/EryC1/StrS family aminotransferase — MAKLAINGGSKLRQTSFGSWPLVDDATVDAVTDVLRSAQWNRRRGGTRTGEFEQQFARYHDCAYGLCVSSGTAALEVAVRAAGVEIGDEVIVPPYSFMATASAPLQVGAVPVFVDIDPETYNLNPALIEDHITEKTRAIFAVHFGGMAADMDAINAIARKHGLLVLEDCAHAHGGMHAQGKLGSLGDAAGWSFQAGKNLTSGEGGCVTTNNVDIYKRAVYAHDFWRSHVDLEDDELNDPIDTQFPVLSWNYRMTEIMGSILHSQFPNLDDWAARRHENSTYLASRLAEIEGLANVRVDSFVKRNALHIFLFKFMNAEEFAGAPRELVAKAVAAEGIPCSIGYVRPLHKHPLFQDALHGALRSGFPLTSHYYGREMDYRQVECPEAERLCREESLWIGQAAFLGTKEDMDDIADAFVKVKENAAELRSAAVAN, encoded by the coding sequence GTGGCAAAGCTAGCTATCAACGGTGGTTCTAAATTGCGCCAAACGTCCTTCGGCAGTTGGCCGCTGGTAGACGACGCAACGGTTGACGCGGTGACGGACGTGCTGCGCAGCGCGCAGTGGAACCGGCGGCGCGGCGGCACGCGCACGGGAGAATTCGAGCAGCAGTTTGCGCGCTACCATGATTGCGCCTACGGCCTCTGCGTGAGCAGCGGCACGGCCGCCCTCGAAGTGGCCGTGCGTGCCGCCGGGGTCGAGATTGGCGATGAGGTTATTGTGCCGCCGTATTCGTTTATGGCGACGGCAAGCGCGCCGCTGCAGGTGGGCGCCGTGCCGGTCTTCGTGGACATCGATCCGGAGACCTACAACCTAAATCCCGCTCTGATTGAAGACCACATAACGGAGAAGACCCGCGCCATCTTCGCGGTGCACTTTGGTGGAATGGCCGCCGATATGGACGCCATCAACGCCATTGCCCGCAAGCACGGTCTGCTCGTGCTGGAAGACTGCGCCCACGCCCACGGCGGCATGCATGCCCAGGGCAAGCTCGGCTCGCTGGGCGACGCGGCCGGTTGGAGCTTTCAAGCCGGCAAGAATCTCACCAGCGGCGAGGGTGGCTGCGTGACGACGAACAACGTGGACATCTACAAGCGCGCAGTCTACGCCCATGACTTCTGGCGTTCGCACGTTGACCTTGAGGATGACGAATTGAACGATCCCATCGACACGCAGTTTCCGGTGCTCTCGTGGAATTACCGCATGACGGAGATCATGGGATCGATCTTGCACTCGCAGTTCCCTAATTTAGATGACTGGGCGGCGCGTCGACACGAGAATTCCACCTACCTCGCCTCGCGCCTGGCCGAGATCGAGGGTTTGGCGAACGTACGGGTCGATTCGTTTGTGAAGCGCAACGCGCTTCACATCTTTCTCTTCAAATTCATGAACGCCGAAGAATTCGCAGGCGCGCCGCGCGAACTCGTCGCCAAGGCAGTGGCCGCGGAAGGCATCCCGTGCAGCATCGGCTACGTGCGTCCCTTGCACAAGCACCCGCTCTTCCAGGATGCGCTGCACGGCGCGCTGCGCAGCGGTTTCCCGCTCACCAGCCACTACTACGGCCGCGAGATGGACTACCGCCAGGTGGAGTGCCCCGAGGCTGAACGCCTCTGCCGTGAGGAGAGCCTCTGGATTGGCCAGGCGGCCTTCCTGGGCACGAAAGAGGACATGGACGACATCGCCGATGCGTTTGTGAAGGTGAAGGAAAACGCGGCGGAATTGCGGTCAGCGGCGGTGGCGAACTGA